ATAATGGGGTTCATAATTTAATGTCTCTAACACAAACACACAAGGATAATTTCATACATATCCAACTTCACAAATGCCTGGAAAAACTcacatacaaactctatgcagatgtcGCCCTTGTTTGGATTTAGGTTTAGGGCCACATTGATGAAAGATAACAGTTCTACAGTGGCAGAATGAGGGTCAAGGGCCTTCTTAACTGCTAGGTATTTGGGCACTGACAGAAGGTTTATGTTACCATATAGATTTCATATAGGACACATAATAggactttatttaaaaaatgttcacatctgcattaccaTATCAGGTTTTCCAACTTTTGGTCCTACAGTTacaggtggacacagacagcagagggctccTGTGCCAAAACATTATATGGGCCCTTTGCTTCCAAATAACATATCATTGTCTCCTTATCAATCTAATAGACAGTACATAGCTGCTTTACTGATTGAGGTGGAACCCCCTGACACTCTGGGCCCTTATGCCCATATACAATGAAATATAATAGCTTGCTATAGATAATAACCAGAATATGCTTTTTTTAACTCTTAGATCCTCAATGCTACCATGGACAATGCCAGGATGCTCCTTCAGGTTGATAACTCCAGATTGGCTTTTGAGGACTTCACGACCAAGTAAGTGTTTTGCCCTAGTTATATGTGACATGAGTATATAACTGTGCCTATTGGTAATCATTTTGGTGATTCTTTGTCATTGCAAGACCAGTCAAGAATCATAACTTGGCATTTCATAAATGATTCCAGAATGTCGAGTGGTTACTGACTTGTCCTACATTACACAGGCAACCTATTGATTTGTATGGGACCATGTGATGTTTATTTTCACCAGTGGTGGTGTTGCAGAGAAACTGAGACATTACTACCAGATTTCCCAACACATTACAGCAGGTCATTGATCCCTGCATGGGAATAATTTGTGATCAACTTATAGACAAATTTAAAGGTCTTACAGCATGCCATCATCAAAAGATGAGTTATATTTTGACTTGTCTCCTTTCAATCAGGTATGAAACTGAACTGAACCTGCGTATGAACATTGAAGGTGACATAAATGGACTACGCAGAGTCTTGGATGAACTTACCCTTACTAGATCAGATCTGGAGCTCCAGATTGAGAGCTTGAAGGAAGAACTGGCTTATCTAAAGAAGAACCATGAAGAGGTAGGACTGATCATCACAGAGATTAGATTTATTTAAGCAGTATTCAAAAAGATATAGACCATAACACTTATTTTGTTGTATAGGAAATAAATTCTCTTCGTGGACAAGTTGGCGGCCATGTCAATGTAGAGATGGATGCTGCCCCAGGTATTGACCTAAGTAAGATTTTGTCTGACATGAGAAACCAATACGAAGGGCTGGCTGAAGAGAACCGTAAGCAAGTTGAGGCCTGGTACTTCAAGCAGGTGAGCAAAAATTTTAATTTGGAATGTTTCTTAATGGCTATCATGTTGAGCAACATATTCACCCTTCATATTCAATATTCATGCCATAGACAGAGGAACTGAACAAAGAAGTTGCAAGCCACAGTCAacaaatccagtccagcaaaacagaAATGACCGACCTCAAACGTACCATCCAAAGCCTGGAGATTGAACTTCAAACACAAATAAGCATGGTGAGATCTGGTTCCAATATTAACGGTGATATATTTAATTATTATATAACAGCTTATCCTAAATGGTACTCTCTTCTATAGAGAGCGGCACTGGAAGGCACCTTAGCAGAAACGGAAGGCCGGTACTGTATGCAGCTCTCTCAGATACAGGACATGATCAGCAGTGTTGAAGCTCAGCTAGCAGAATTACGGTCAGATATGGAACGCCAGAGCTATGAGTACAAAATACTCATGGATGTGAAGACCCGTCTGGAACAGGAAATCGCAACCTACAGACGTCTCTTGGAGGGTGAAGATACCAGGTAAGTAAAAATACAAGGATATTGACCACTAACAAAAATGGGCAATCATTGGGTTAGACCACAAAGTTAAAGTGATTAAAGTGACTGAAAATCTCATTGACATTGCATCCTAAGGTGTCAATAAATGAACAAGCATGCCATTGTTGCATCCTCCAATGCCTTGCTTATGTCATCAGTATAGTGTGGGATCCCATGTTGGAAACATGGAAAGCTTAATTCTCAGCCCAATCAAGCCTTATTAGACCAGTGTAGACAAATACATAACCTTGGTAATGCCTCTTTGGTTTACCTTGGCAGTTGCAGCCAGAGGCATAAGGTGAAGTTCCTGGCCCGCAGATGCACTATCCGTAATCTGTTCCTCTGCCATTATGTGGAAGAGGGGTTGTCGGGTGCCTTTCAGCATCAGAGCCCAAGAATGTTTCCTTGGCAGCTGAATTTTGCTATCAGAGTCATAAGCTAAAGTTCCTGGGCCCAGTCCCTTAATGCAAAATATATAACCTTCTCACAAACTATTATGTATCGATCATAGTATATTGAGGCATCCAAGCCCAGAAGTGGGAGGGACCTTATTTCTGCCTTATTCTATTTAATATCTAAGACAACAGTCTCCTTTGGGGATACAGACTTGAATCTTTCCATTATTCTATATGGAAACCCTTCAGGCCTTAAATATGCTGCCAATGACAGATGATGCCAAATACATATTTTCTGAAAGCAGTGATTAACTATTTATTcgctctctttttctttttcccacaGTATTTCATACAAAGAATGTAAGTATATTATATTCCcagattttttattaaaataatattaaCCTATGTTGGAACTGCTGAGATGTGCCAATAGTATCTCAAAATTGTCCTAACACAACtgaggtctttaaggggttgtccacgatttttaaattgatggcctatccataggataggtcatcaatgtcagatcagcAGGGGACTGCCTCCTGACACCCTCTTTGATCAGCTGCTCTGCAGGAAAAGCGCCAGGACTACACAACTCTGTCCATTATGTGGAAAAAGTGAACAGAGTTGTGTACTTCCAATACCTATTTTTGTGCTGGAGCTACTCTAGAGCAACCAATCAGCAAGAGTGTTGGGAGACATACctctccactgatctgatattgatgacctatcctaaggatactccatcaatatgaaaatcatgGAGAAACCCTCAAACCATAATTGTACCTTAGAGAGTAACAATCTTTCAGTTGGGTACATTTTATTATGTATTAGGCTTGTGGAATACCTTACAGCCAAGAACAATGTAAGATACCAGCTGCTAGGTCTTCCTTTTCAAGTACCAATAATTTCATGACTGCATCTTCTGTGCATATGTCACTTTTTGACTTGGGTAGCACTTCATTCTCCACCAAGCTCCACTTGGCCACCTATCATTATATAAAATCCATATGTACAGAAGATTAAACTGAATTTCTCACTACAGTCTTGGACTGTTATCTGCAGTTATACATGAGAAGTACTGCAGATAAGAGTCCAGATCACGATTTATTATTTTCCTACTGCTCCCTGTTCCCCTGCTGTTACTGCTCAGAGCTGTGCTGAAATACACTGTCAGGACTGCTGCGCATTAaacacattgtcaggactgctgtgctgaaATACACTGTCAGGACTGCTGCGCATTAaacacattgtcaggactgctgtgcattaaacacattgtcaggactgctgtgcattaaacacattgtcaggactgctgtgcattaaacacattgtcaggactgctgtgctgaaatacactgtcaggactgctgtgcattaaacacattgtcaggactgctgcgcATTAaacacattgtcaggactgctgtgcattaaacacattgtcaggactgctgtgctgaaATACACTGTCAGGACTGCTGCGCATTAaacacattgtcaggactgctgtgcattaaacacattgtcaggactgctgtgctgaaatacactgtcaggactgctgtgcattaaacacattgtcaggactgctgcgcATTAAACACATTGTCAGGACAGCTGCGCATTAaacacattgtcaggactgctgcgcATTAaacacattgtcaggactgctgtgcattaaacacattgtcaggactgctgtgctgaaATACACTGTCAGGACTGCTGCGCATTAaacacattgtcaggactgctgtgctgaaatacactgtcaggactgctgcacattaaacacattgtcaggactgctgtgctgaaATACACAGTCAGGACTGCTGCGCATTAAACACAATGTCAGGACTGCTGCGCATTAaacacattgtcaggactgctgtgcatgcacaCAAGTCCTCTGCATTAGcacagcacagcagtcctgactgtgTATTTCAACACAACTTTGTGTTCTCACAACAGGGGAacaggggcagtaggaaaataaaaaatagactccTCATGTGCGGCACTAACTGCAGATAATAGCCCAGAAACttggtggcaatacccaataagaATTGAGCATGTCAGATGTAACAGAGCCATATTTGTTATTTGGCCTGATTCATAGTGATATCCCAATGGTTTACATATGGTATTTACACAAGGCCACTAGTTTAGTTACTATGATGCATGCATAATACAGCCTCACAGCATACACACATACAAATTCAACTTATATGGGGGTGGAGAAGACATTAAAATTGACTAATTTGATGACCTTTTTTTCATTCAAGctatttattttcaattttccactaaacaatttttttaaataattgcaGCCCCTCAAACCATACGACAAATCCGTACCATTATTCAGGATACTGTTGACGGAAAAGTGGTGTCCTCACGGGAGAAAGTCCAGGAATCAGCCTACTAATCTAAACCTGTCGCCATATTCAGCACAGATTTCTGCGATGCAATATATCTAATATAACTTGTTTTAGTGGCAGGCAACCTGTGGTACTCCTGTTGTTTAGGAATTTAAAATCCCAGAATGCATATGGGTatctgaggttctgcagcagctggggagcCATAGACTACACAAGCCAACTCTGCCCTGCAATCATAAAGATGACCATTATCGTGTGCTGAGTTAATCGATAAGGTCACTGACACCAATTTATGTCTGTATTTCTTGTGCTACTTTTTGAGGCCTCTCTATTTTCTATATCTAATAAACTCATCAGCTTTCTCATGCACTTCTGTCATGTCTGCCTGATTTATTGATTCTTATATCTGGTTATTTTGAAGTGTTAGTAATTtaaaccttaaagggaatgttCACCCTTGAATATTGGTTTTGTAACCTAATAGATCAATAATTCTGTGTTGATAATATATCTTTATAGATGCTCAGTTTGATTGATGCAGAGCTCCAGACACACCTAGAGTTAAATTATACTCTCTggttgcctgcagtcaccactagggggagataagtATCTAACTGCATACATTGAGCTGAACAGTAAAATGATATTCAGTAAACTCTGAAAAGGGTTTTACCGCTAACAACACTTATCCCATACTTGTCAACTGTCCTGGAATGTCTGGGAAGCTCCTGGAAAAAGGAGAGACCTCCCAGACTACTAGAATAGATGGCAAATCATCTGGCACTGCATGGATTGCTGCTTTGTCCTAGATAGCAGCCCTCCATGTACTTTGACTACCTGTGACGGCAGGAGATTGCGTAATGTAGACACAGGGGGtccatcaggggcgtagctaaaggctcatgggccctggtgcacgaGTTCATCTTGGGCCCCCTACCCTCAATACCCCTTCCTAACACCACCAGATCCCTGCGCTCCCATGCCCGCCCGCCCAACGGCAGAGCTAAAATCTCACCAATACAttttatattctgacccccataactttttatttttatgtgtatggagctgtgtcagggctcattttttgcgggcggcctgtacttttcattgataccattttggggcgtgtatgactttttgatcaagggtgaattgcatttttatatatttttttaaatatattttttgctttttttactctttttaagAGTAAGTGTAATACAGTATAGTTCTGCTGCATgcacctacacacacacacacacacagccccactGTACTCATTACATGCagtatagctctgctgcatgcaccgaCCTTACCCACACACAGCTTCACCATACACATTACATATCTAGCTCTGCTGCACGCACATTCTcacacagctctgctctacacattacacatatagcactgctgcatgcacattcACACACAGCCGTGCTGTAACATTACACATATAGCCCTGCTGCGCAAACattcacacacagctccactgtaCACATTATatgtacagctctgctgcagcctgcatacattacccacacacagctctgctgtacacattacacatacagctctgctgcacacacgATCACACACAGCACCACCGTACACATTACATACACTGCTCTGCAGCAGTTTATACAGACAGTTCTTCTGACCAATTGCAGTGCTGACTCCTCCTACACACGtgatcatgacatcatcaaaggtcctttatacTACCAAACGGTCAGGTACTGTAGCTCTGTAGGGTCTATCATAACATCTGCCTTTCAGGGGTGTGAGGAGGTGAGTGATTACCGACATTCCTCATGTGCTCAGAGTCAGAGGCTCTGCTGGAACAGAGACAGTGCAGTCTCACTGGCAACCAAACCCAGCGGTCAGCAGCACACAGCTGCTCACTCCTCTTCCTGACCTGAAGCCGCTCcccctcctcacttcgcctgccctgcacagtgcacgCAGGGTTTGcctctcagcctccgctccgccccctatGTGATTTTAGTTAGCAACTTAGCTGAAGGCCGCGCCGCCCGCAGTTATGGCTTTACTGTGgctctcctggcttgagggggccccgtgggcccccctgaattaggggcccggtcgcaattgcgacccctatagctatgccagtGGGGTCCATCCAAAGTGCATTAAGATGGCGGGTGCTAGATGAGAAGGGGAAGACGGCTGTACAAAGTGGCATGGGCTAAGGGGGTGTGGCCAGTCTCCTGGAACCACTGCATACAAAACTGCTTAGTATGACCTATTTTTTACTGATATGATAAGTAGAGGATAGGCATAAGTGTCTGATCACTGGCTGTGCAACCGCTGAGGCCTGTAGCAACCACAACAGAGTTCCCCATGAGAATGGAGTGGTATTGCCTGTGTGacagctgctccattcacttctgtgggagtataGGAAATATAGTACTATGGATAAGAAATAAGGGTTGATAGTGCCCTCTAGTGGGGAAGGAATTATTCTATGCAGGGGACTTGAAGGGGTCTAAGAATTGAGCTCTTTCCAatataaagatatattaaaaGATTAATCAGTACAGAATTTTT
This window of the Bufo bufo chromosome 6, aBufBuf1.1, whole genome shotgun sequence genome carries:
- the LOC121004387 gene encoding keratin, type I cytoskeletal 17-like, with amino-acid sequence MSSSYSIRQSTTSSGSSGGLGLGVHGGGSSRLSVGSYKPSSIHGGSGGRNISISTSRVMSSGASGLGSSLGGGFGGLADGVGGGYSSNYCFGGGLGDGLLQGGEKETMQNLNDRLALYLDKVRSLEKDNTELEIKIREWYEKQAPRPDHDYSNYYKIIEDLRNKILNATMDNARMLLQVDNSRLAFEDFTTKYETELNLRMNIEGDINGLRRVLDELTLTRSDLELQIESLKEELAYLKKNHEEEINSLRGQVGGHVNVEMDAAPGIDLSKILSDMRNQYEGLAEENRKQVEAWYFKQTEELNKEVASHSQQIQSSKTEMTDLKRTIQSLEIELQTQISMRAALEGTLAETEGRYCMQLSQIQDMISSVEAQLAELRSDMERQSYEYKILMDVKTRLEQEIATYRRLLEGEDTSISYKESPQTIRQIRTIIQDTVDGKVVSSREKVQESAY